A stretch of the Cuculus canorus isolate bCucCan1 chromosome 15, bCucCan1.pri, whole genome shotgun sequence genome encodes the following:
- the alpha-D gene encoding hemoglobin subunit alpha-D-like, with product MLTAEEQSLIQKVWEKTASHRDEIGGESLYRLFTSYPSTKTYFPHFDLSCGSEQIRSHGKKVVAALSTAVKSLDNLSQALSELSSLHAYNLRVDPVNFKLLSQCIQVVLALHLGKEYTPEVHAAFDKFLSAVAAVLSEKYR from the exons ATGCTGACTGCAGAGGAACAGAGCCTGATCCAGAAGGTGTGGGAAAAGACTGCCAGCCACAGGGATGAAATAGGAGGCGAGAGTCTATATAG GCTGTTCACCTCCTACCCCTCGACCAAGACCTACTTCCCCCACTTCGACCTGAGCTGTGGTTCTGAGCAGATCCGCAGCCACGGCAAGAAAGTGGTGGCCGCCTTGAGCACTGCTGTCAAGAGCCTGGACAACCTCAGCCAGGCACTGTCTGAGCTCAGCAGCCTGCACGCCTACAACCTGCGCGTCGACCCCGTCAACTTCAAG ctgctgTCGCAGTGCATCCAGGTGGTGCTGGCCCTGCACCTGGGCAAGGAATACACCCCCGAGGTGCACGCCGCCTTCGACAAGTTCCTGTCGGCCGTGGCTGCCGTGCTGTCCGAGAAGTACAGATGA
- the HBA2 gene encoding hemoglobin subunit alpha, protein MVLSAADKTNVKGIFTKIGGHGDDYGAETLDRMFTVYPQTKTYFPHFDVSHGSAQIKAHGKKVVAALVEAVNHIDDIAGALSKLSDLHAHKLRVDPANFKLLGQCFLVVVGIHHPAALTPEVHASLDKFLCAVSTVLTAKYR, encoded by the exons ATGGTGCTGTCTGCCGCCGACAAGACCAACGTGAAGGGCATCTTCACCAAAATTGGGGGACACGGCGATGACTACGGCGCCGAGACCCTGGACAG GATGTTCACGGTCTACCCCCAGACCAAGACCTACTTCCCCCACTTCGATGTGTCCCACGGCTCCGCTCAGATCAAGGCGCACGGCAAgaaggtggtggctgccctggTTGAGGCCGTCAACCACATCGATGACATCGCGGGCGCCCTCTCCAAGCTTAGCGACCTCCACGCCCACAAGCTCCGCGTGGACCCTGCCAACTTCAAA CTTCTGGGCCAATGCTTCCTGGTGGTTGTGGGCATCCACCACCCCGCTGCCCTGACCCCAGAGGTCCATGCCTCCCTGGACAAGTTCCTGTGCGCCGTGTCCACCGTGCTGACCGCCAAGTACCGTTAA
- the PGAP6 gene encoding post-GPI attachment to proteins factor 6: MARGAGPPLRRLLLLLLLQLLALPAGRGARAGPDSLYVSEYFSQSAQKLSFYSWYGNAKLFHFHVPEDTVQLRWLLQASRGKGPECTSMEITVHFRYGAPPVINPLGTRFPANATIRPSYNISITLSSTVQNTTFVNVTTPAAGDWFIAAHLPEAAGRIEVKGFSTPCPYMFQADMFVLRLTDMPVLEPGVTMPQTIVSPAKPLHVKVFVPKHAARMQFELQRCVTNEQKACAVRVVLGSITLPQSFQRIITCTGNINCSLALDSPPWEKWLQIMVESLHAGDASVSVEMLASFTACKPGSTSSFLNFSSLNQSQTGPRPGSTGAIGSPSLSTGGALRNASIQRSFCLQNQPIVREDLDVVSVRYRLLNGPSVPVHSISPTILLLNLNTGMDSGGSLVVSLLLNKTSVGLANATVVACVSAASPVLSLNATQNCSTAFFQGYPLSVSPSSAEAMLIVLYPQTDDWFISLQLICPKGQGECNATEAKVTVFAYLTPCFNDCGSYGQCSLLRRHGYLYAGCSCKAGWGGWSCTDDTKAQSVGAQNLATLLLTLSNLMFLPAIAVAVYRYYLVEASVYTYTMFFSTFYHACDQPGVAVMCIMDYDTLQYCDFLGSVVSIWVTILCMSRVKKILKYVLFILGTLLIAMSLQLDRRGVWNMMGPCLFALVIMIAAWVHHGVKRRHCYPSSWKRWVFYLLPGITLAFIAISVYAFMETNENYYYTHSIWHVLVASSVAFLLPPRDKHKKPWAWSQKLTCRYQICQNDREELYAVT; this comes from the exons ATGGCGCGGGGAGCGGGGCCGCCGCtgcggcggctgctgctgctgctgctgctccagctcctggcgCTGCCCGCCGGCCGCGGGGCCCGCGCGGGGCCCG ACTCCCTGTATGTCTCCGAGTACTTCTCTCAAAGCGCACAGAAGCTGTCCTTTTACAGCTGGTATGGCAATGCCAAGCTCTTCCACTTCCATGTGCCAGAAGACACTGTGCAGCTTCGCTGGCTCCTGCAAGCATCCCGGGGGAAAGGACCTGAGTGCACCAGCATGGAGATCACAGT gCACTTTCGCTACGGAGCCCCTCCTGTAATTAATCCACTGGGCACTCGTTTTCCTGCAAATGCGACCATCCGTCCTTCCTATAACATCAGCATCACCCTGAGCAGCACTGTGCAAAACACCACCTTTGTGAACGTCACCACCCCTGCTGCCGGAGACTGGTTCATTGCTGCCCATCTTCCAGAGGCTGCTGGCAGGATTGAAGTGAAG GGTTTCTCCACTCCATGCCCCTATATGTTCCAGGCAGATATGTTTGTGCTCAGACTCACGGATATGCCTGTTCTGGAGCCTGGTGTCACCATGCCACAAACCATCGTCTCACCTGCTAAGCCGCTGCATGTCAA GGTCTTCGTTCCCAAGCACGCCGCCAGGATGCAGTTTGAGCTGCAAAGGTGTGTGACAAACGAGCAGAAAGCGTGTGCTGTGCGGGTAGTGCTGGGCTCCATCACACTGCCCCAGTCCTTCCAGAGGATCATCACATGCACTGGGAACATAAActgcagcctggccttggatTCACCCCCCTGGGAGAAGTGGCTGCAGATCATGGTGGAGAGTCTGCACGCTGGTGATGCAAGTGTGTCGGTGGAGATGCTGGCTTCTTTCACAG ctTGCAAACCAGGCAGTACCAGTTCATTCCTTAACTTCAGCAGCCTAAACCAGAGCCAAACTGGTCCCAGACCAGGTAGCACAGGAGCAATTGGGAGCCCCAGCCTGTCTACAGGAGGGGCTTTGCGCAATGCGTCCATCCAGAGGAGCTTCTGTCTGCAGAACCAGCCCATCGTTCGTGAGGACCTGGATGTGGTGTCTGTACGCTACAGGCTCTTGAATGGTCCCAGTGTGCCTGTGCACTCCATCTCCCCAaccatcctcctcctcaacTTGAACACGGGCATGGACAGTGGAGGTTCCCTCGTGGTCAGTCTCCTGCTTAATAAG ACATCTGTGGGCCTGGCCAATGCCACCGTGGTAGCGTGTGTGAGTGCTGCTTCACCGGTGCTGTCCCTCAATGCCACACAGAACTGCAGCACAG CTTTTTTCCAGGGCTACCCTCTGAGCGTAAGCCCATCCTCTGCGGAAGCGATGCTGATTGTCCTGTACCCGCAGACGGATGACTGGTTCATCTCCCTGCAGCTCATCTGCCCGAAGGGCCAGGG CGAATGTAATGCCACGGAAGCCAAAGTGACAGTCTTCGCATACCTCACCCCCTGCTTCAATGACTGTGGGTCGTATGGACAGTGCAGCCTCCTGAGAAGACACGGCTACCTCTatgctggctgcagctgcaagGCTG GTTGGGGCGGGTGGAGCTGCACAGACGACACCAAGGCTCAGTCTGTTGGCGCACAGAACCTGGCCACCCTCCTGCTCACCCTGAGCAACCTCATGTTCCTGCCAGCCATAGCAGTTGCTGTTTATCGCTACTACTTGGTGGAGGCCTCCGTCTATACCTACACCATGTTCTTCTCCACG TTCTACCACGCGTGTGACCAGCCAGGCGTTGCAGTGATGTGCATCATGGACTATGACACACTACAGTACTGTGACTTTCTGGGATCCGTGGTGTCCATCTGGGTGACGATCCTGTGCATGTCCCGGGTGAAGAAGATCCTGAAATAC gtccttttcaTCTTGGGAACCTTGTTAATTGCTATGTCCCTGCAGCTGGACCGCAGAGGGGTGTGGAACATGATGGGCCCCTGCCTCTTTGCCCTCGTCATCATGATTGCAGCGTGG GTTCACCACGGAGTGAAACGCAGACACTGCTACCCCTCCTCGTGGAAACGCTGGGTTTTCTACCTCCTCCCAGGGATCACCTTGGCTTTCATCGCCATCTCAGTATATGCATTCATGGAAACCAATGAGAACTATTACTACACTCACAGCATCTGGCATGTGCTGGTGGCTTCCAGCGTTGCTTTCTTGCTTCCTCCTCGGGACAAGCATAAGAAGCCCTGGGCCTGGTCACAGAAGCTGACTTGTCGCTATCAGATCTGCCAGAATGACCGTGAGGAGCTCTATGCTGTGACCTGA
- the MRPL28 gene encoding 39S ribosomal protein L28, mitochondrial, giving the protein MPLHGVPPRLWPALRLREGICSRLPEHYLASLRDETPPTPVHWRPQGVRSRWNPRTGERERVQDVPVPVYFPPASQEGLWGGEGWIRGYRYARNDKLSTRLPKTWKPQLFVRDFYSEILDATLTITVTMRTLDLIDEAYGFDFYILKTPKADLCSKLGMDLKRTMLLRLARRDPKLHPNDPARREAIYNKYQEFAIPEEEAEWVGLSLEEAIEKQRLLEKKDPVPLFKVYAEELVNQLKAQATQKE; this is encoded by the exons ATGCCGCTGCACGGGGTCCCGCCGAGGCTGTGGCCGGCGCTGCGGCTGCGGGAGGGCATCTGCTCGCGGCTGCCCGAGCACTACCTGGCGTCGCTGCGGGACGAGACGCCGCCCACCCCTGTGCACTGGCGGCCGCAGGGCGTGCGCTCCCGCTGGAACCCGCGCACCGGCGAGCGGGAGCGCGTGCAGGACGTGCCGGTGCCCGTGTATTTCCCGCCCGCCTCgcaggaggggctctggggcgGCGAGGGCTGGATCCGTGGCTACCGGTACGCACGCAACGATAAG CTTTCCACCAGGCTACCCAAGACGTGGAAGCCACAGCTCTTCGTTCGAGATTTCTACAGTGAGATCCTCGACGCCACTCTGACCATTACTGTCACCATGCGGACGCTGGACCTCATCGACGAGGCCTACGGCTTTGACTTCTACATCCTCAAG actCCAAAAGCTGACTTGTGCTCAAAGCTGGGCATGGATTTGAAGCGAACAATGCTGCTGCGACTTGCACGGCGGGATCCTAAACTGCATCCCAATGATCCAGCCAGACGAGAGGCGATCTATAATAAATACCAG GAATTTGCAATCCCCGAAGAAGAGGCGGAATGGGTTGGCTTGAGTTTAGAAGAAGCAATAGAAAAACAGCGTCTCCTAGAAAAAAAG GACCCTGTCCCACTCTTTAAGGTGTATGCTGAAGAGCTCGTCAACCAGCTGAAAGCGCAGGCAACGCAGAAGgagtag